One Candidatus Peregrinibacteria bacterium DNA segment encodes these proteins:
- a CDS encoding DNA recombination protein RmuC, producing MSNTILALVLAILAVGGLIFFINKKFNELKTPADDSSQKLMLQLMADLRKEVGEGHGKNRQELEAKLNQMTLLLKQQQSDNTQTLQKQFAQSTAIIQEVTKNLTHLQETNKQVVGFAEQMKSLENILKNPKQRGILGEYFLETLLNNVLAPGQYSMQFKMANGEIVDAAIFYNQMVIPVDAKFSLEKYNLMMEELDAVRREELEKAFKTDVKKRIDETSKYIHANEGTTDFAFMFIPAEGVYYNLMVAQVGSLHVNTENLLEYAFKKRVIIVSPTSFFAYLQTVIQGMKAMKMEESVKEVLKNIETLGKHVGAYDEYMQKLGKQLGTTVNTYNTASREFKKIDKDVYKLSDGKVGGNIEALLLEERPLEEN from the coding sequence ATGTCAAATACTATTCTAGCTCTTGTCTTAGCCATTCTGGCAGTGGGGGGACTCATTTTTTTCATCAATAAGAAGTTCAATGAACTGAAAACTCCTGCCGATGATTCCTCACAAAAATTGATGCTTCAACTGATGGCCGATCTTCGTAAAGAAGTGGGCGAAGGCCATGGAAAAAATCGGCAAGAACTGGAGGCAAAACTCAACCAAATGACTTTGCTCCTCAAACAACAGCAAAGCGACAACACTCAAACCTTGCAAAAACAATTCGCTCAAAGCACGGCCATCATTCAAGAAGTAACCAAGAATCTCACCCATCTTCAGGAGACCAACAAACAAGTCGTGGGTTTTGCAGAACAGATGAAAAGTTTAGAAAACATTCTTAAAAACCCAAAACAGCGCGGCATTTTAGGGGAATATTTTTTAGAAACTTTGCTGAATAATGTATTGGCTCCCGGTCAATATTCCATGCAATTCAAAATGGCCAATGGCGAAATTGTGGATGCAGCCATTTTTTACAATCAAATGGTGATTCCCGTCGACGCAAAGTTTTCATTGGAAAAATACAATTTAATGATGGAAGAATTGGATGCCGTTCGACGCGAAGAACTTGAAAAAGCCTTCAAAACAGATGTAAAAAAACGCATCGATGAAACTTCCAAATACATTCACGCCAACGAAGGAACCACCGACTTCGCCTTCATGTTCATCCCAGCAGAAGGCGTTTATTACAACCTGATGGTGGCTCAGGTGGGAAGTCTGCATGTGAATACTGAAAACTTACTGGAATACGCCTTTAAAAAACGAGTGATCATCGTCTCCCCCACCTCGTTCTTTGCCTATCTTCAAACAGTGATTCAAGGCATGAAGGCCATGAAAATGGAGGAATCCGTAAAAGAAGTCCTCAAAAACATTGAAACCTTAGGTAAGCATGTGGGCGCTTACGATGAATACATGCAAAAACTCGGTAAACAATTGGGTACCACCGTAAACACTTACAATACGGCTTCTCGTGAATTCAAAAAAATCGACAAAGACGTTTATAAACTCAGCGACGGAAAAGTTGGCGGAAACATCGAAGCCCTGCTTTTGGAAGAAAGGCCCTTAGAGGAGAATTAA
- a CDS encoding S1 RNA-binding domain-containing protein has translation MSDSTQTVVVPMDSLLNDSPAFTLPEPGQIVEGKVAFISKKHIIVDLGGVLTGLISGREMKDSMGTTEELHIGDLVSACVLEAENEDGLVVLSLRRASQDKTWDKFVKAYEANQSLKVRPKEANKGGLLLEVDGIKGFIPVSQLAPLHYPRVNGADSAKILSRLQELIGQEFTVKIISIDKENGKLILSERAAFERERFDTLATLKAGSVVTGTVSGIVKFGIFVAFDGLEGLVHISEIAWGHVSDAHDFARLGDKVEVKIIGIEGDKISLSMKQLTPDPWEEIEKKYKIGTVIKTKISRLAQFGAFVQLEEDITGLIHNSEIPGNPDDAAKALEVGQAVDARVIEINKDEKRVGLSLLEEGAAPTEKKEKKAKKNEKEEEEGEEENA, from the coding sequence ATGAGTGACTCAACTCAAACCGTTGTAGTCCCTATGGACTCGCTTCTTAATGATTCCCCTGCTTTTACCCTTCCTGAACCTGGACAAATCGTAGAAGGCAAGGTGGCTTTTATCAGTAAAAAACACATCATCGTGGATCTCGGGGGTGTGCTCACCGGTCTCATCTCCGGCCGAGAAATGAAAGATTCCATGGGCACTACAGAAGAACTCCACATTGGAGACCTCGTGTCTGCCTGTGTACTCGAAGCGGAAAATGAAGATGGACTCGTGGTCCTCTCTCTTCGCCGTGCCAGCCAAGACAAGACTTGGGACAAATTCGTCAAAGCTTACGAAGCCAATCAATCCCTCAAAGTTCGTCCTAAAGAAGCCAACAAAGGAGGATTGCTTCTGGAAGTCGATGGAATCAAGGGCTTCATCCCTGTTTCTCAATTGGCGCCGCTGCACTATCCTCGCGTGAACGGAGCCGACAGTGCCAAAATTCTGTCTCGCCTCCAAGAACTCATCGGACAAGAATTCACCGTGAAAATCATCAGCATCGACAAGGAAAACGGAAAACTCATCCTCTCTGAACGTGCAGCTTTCGAACGCGAACGTTTCGACACTCTGGCTACTCTCAAAGCAGGCAGTGTGGTCACAGGAACCGTCAGTGGAATCGTGAAATTCGGTATCTTCGTGGCTTTCGACGGTCTCGAAGGACTCGTTCACATTTCCGAAATCGCTTGGGGACATGTGTCCGATGCTCACGACTTCGCTCGCCTTGGAGACAAGGTGGAAGTGAAAATCATCGGAATCGAAGGAGATAAAATTTCTCTGTCCATGAAGCAACTCACTCCTGATCCTTGGGAAGAAATCGAAAAGAAATATAAGATTGGTACCGTGATCAAAACCAAAATCAGCCGCCTAGCTCAATTCGGAGCTTTTGTTCAACTCGAAGAAGACATCACCGGCCTCATCCACAATTCTGAAATTCCTGGAAACCCCGATGACGCTGCGAAGGCTCTCGAAGTGGGCCAAGCCGTGGATGCTCGGGTGATCGAAATCAATAAAGACGAAAAACGCGTCGGGCTTTCTTTGCTCGAAGAAGGCGCTGCTCCTACTGAAAAAAAGGAGAAAAAGGCTAAGAAAAACGAAAAAGAGGAGGAAGAAGGGGAAGAGGAAAATGCTTAG
- a CDS encoding ATP-dependent Clp protease ATP-binding subunit produces the protein MRGSIDSEDIARVISRMTGVPVTKLVKEDTDRLKDLENIMKNRVIGQEEAIEKVARAIRRSRTGISSGKRPIASFIFLGPTGVGKTELVKTIAKEVYNDEEALIKIDMSEFMERHNTSRLTGTTAGYVGYEDGGQLTEKVRRKPYSVILFDEIEKAHTDVFNIFASNFRRRSSHRWKRPQSGLHQHHHCDDFQHWSSQTHRRSRSYRIQDQFRGHGRGHARF, from the coding sequence ATGCGAGGCAGCATCGACAGCGAAGACATCGCTCGGGTGATCTCTCGCATGACCGGCGTGCCTGTGACCAAGCTCGTGAAAGAAGACACCGATCGTCTGAAAGATTTAGAAAACATCATGAAAAATCGCGTGATCGGACAAGAAGAAGCCATCGAAAAAGTGGCTCGTGCCATCCGTCGTTCCCGCACCGGTATTTCCAGTGGAAAACGCCCCATCGCCTCCTTCATTTTTCTCGGTCCCACCGGAGTCGGTAAAACCGAACTCGTAAAAACCATCGCCAAAGAGGTTTATAACGACGAAGAAGCGCTGATCAAAATCGACATGAGCGAGTTCATGGAACGCCATAACACTTCTCGCCTCACCGGTACCACAGCAGGTTACGTGGGCTATGAAGACGGCGGTCAACTCACCGAAAAAGTGCGCCGCAAACCCTACAGCGTGATCCTCTTCGATGAGATTGAAAAGGCACACACCGACGTGTTCAATATTTTTGCTTCAAATTTTAGAAGACGGTCATCTCACCGATGGAAAAGGCCGCAAAGTGGACTTCACCAACACCATCATTGTGATGACTTCCAACATTGGAGCTCGCAAACTCACAGAAGGAGCCGCTCCTATCGGATTCAAGATCAATTCCGAGGCCATGGACGTGGCCATGCAAGATTTTGA
- the infB gene encoding translation initiation factor IF-2, with protein sequence MAIPLTQLASKLGFTEAEMEKKILELGFDVSEKLEDDLAELIIEEVLGKVKKSAAEFYDEKIAEEQEKEIVKSQRKQKAGKIVKKAPARNFERMEVRKGTVEIPESITVKELAEKTSVSAAVLIGALMKNGILANINQVIDYDTAVIITADLGVQLKKAHESATAEDIFKGNLEKLLEEDDEAILEKRPPVVCVMGHVDHGKTTLLDAIRDAHVVESEAGGITQHIGAYQVEHKGRKITFLDTPGHEAFTAMRARGARVTDVAILVVAADDGIMPQTIEAINHAKEAGVPVVVAINKMDKPDANPNKIKAELVEHGLQSEDWGGQTIMVPISAKKQEGINELLESVLLVADMLDLKANPKRPAVASVVESHLDPSLGPVATLLVNTGTLNVGDNFIVGQTFGRVEIDERRA encoded by the coding sequence ATGGCCATCCCTCTTACACAACTCGCTTCCAAACTGGGTTTTACAGAAGCCGAAATGGAAAAAAAAATCCTTGAACTTGGTTTTGACGTGAGCGAAAAATTGGAAGACGACTTAGCCGAACTCATCATTGAAGAAGTGCTGGGAAAGGTGAAAAAAAGTGCCGCCGAATTTTATGATGAAAAAATCGCTGAAGAACAAGAAAAAGAAATCGTAAAAAGCCAACGCAAACAAAAAGCAGGGAAAATCGTAAAAAAAGCCCCCGCTCGGAATTTTGAACGAATGGAAGTGCGCAAAGGAACGGTTGAAATCCCAGAAAGCATCACCGTAAAAGAACTGGCAGAGAAAACCAGTGTGAGCGCTGCCGTACTGATTGGAGCCTTGATGAAAAATGGAATTTTGGCCAACATCAATCAAGTCATCGACTACGACACCGCCGTGATCATCACGGCCGACCTCGGTGTGCAGCTTAAAAAAGCGCACGAAAGCGCAACTGCAGAAGATATTTTTAAGGGAAATTTAGAAAAACTCCTCGAAGAAGATGATGAAGCCATTTTAGAAAAACGCCCCCCTGTTGTTTGTGTGATGGGTCACGTGGATCACGGAAAAACCACTCTTTTGGACGCTATTCGAGACGCTCATGTGGTGGAGTCGGAAGCAGGAGGCATCACTCAACACATCGGAGCTTACCAAGTGGAGCATAAGGGGAGAAAAATCACCTTTTTGGACACCCCCGGACACGAAGCTTTCACCGCCATGCGTGCTCGTGGAGCTCGAGTGACCGATGTAGCCATTTTGGTCGTGGCTGCCGATGACGGAATCATGCCTCAAACCATCGAGGCCATCAATCATGCCAAAGAAGCCGGTGTACCTGTAGTTGTGGCCATCAATAAAATGGATAAGCCCGATGCCAATCCCAACAAAATCAAAGCTGAATTGGTTGAACACGGCCTACAATCCGAAGACTGGGGAGGTCAAACCATCATGGTGCCGATTTCTGCCAAAAAACAGGAAGGAATCAATGAATTATTGGAAAGTGTGCTCCTGGTTGCAGATATGCTCGATTTAAAAGCCAACCCAAAGCGCCCTGCCGTCGCCAGTGTGGTGGAATCTCACCTCGACCCCAGTTTAGGTCCGGTGGCCACCCTACTTGTGAACACGGGAACGTTGAATGTAGGAGACAATTTCATTGTGGGGCAAACCTTTGGACGCGTGGAAATTGATGAAAGACGCGCATAA
- the ruvB gene encoding Holliday junction branch migration DNA helicase RuvB, translated as MPEENQSENVLRPQSLKDYVGQEELKRNLDVFLAAAQKRGEAMEHVLLHGCPGLGKTTLALILAKEMGVQIRNTSGPAIERPGDLAALLTNLQPNDVLFIDEIHRLRPAVEEILYSAMEDFCLDLVVGKGPSARSMRITLPKFTLIGATTKLSSLSSPLRDRFGNVLKLEFYSQKDIEAILKRSSDLLGISIEKTAAQRLAQSSRSTPRVANRLLRRARDFAHVNNHPLIAYDTVLATLELLGIDELGLDATDRKLLLTLAEKFKGGPVGLSTLSAASNEEEETVEDIYEPFLMQLGFLQRTPRGRLLTEKVYAHLGLSFANPLSQ; from the coding sequence ATGCCGGAGGAAAATCAAAGTGAAAATGTGCTGCGTCCGCAATCCTTAAAAGATTACGTAGGTCAAGAAGAACTCAAGCGCAACTTAGATGTTTTTTTGGCGGCAGCTCAAAAACGAGGTGAAGCCATGGAGCATGTGCTCTTGCACGGCTGTCCGGGGCTGGGAAAAACCACTCTCGCTCTCATTCTAGCCAAAGAAATGGGCGTACAAATCCGAAACACGAGTGGTCCTGCTATTGAGCGCCCGGGCGACCTAGCCGCGTTGCTCACGAATCTACAGCCCAACGACGTCCTTTTCATCGATGAAATTCATCGCCTGCGACCCGCCGTTGAAGAAATTTTATACAGCGCCATGGAAGATTTTTGCCTCGATTTAGTCGTAGGAAAAGGCCCTTCCGCACGCAGCATGCGCATCACCCTGCCCAAATTCACCCTCATCGGAGCCACCACCAAACTCTCTTCTCTTTCTTCACCTTTGCGTGATCGATTTGGAAACGTTTTAAAACTGGAATTTTACAGTCAAAAAGACATTGAAGCCATCTTAAAACGCAGCTCCGACTTACTTGGGATTTCCATTGAAAAAACGGCTGCCCAGCGCTTGGCGCAAAGTTCGCGATCCACCCCTCGAGTGGCCAATCGACTCTTACGACGAGCGCGCGATTTTGCTCATGTGAACAACCACCCTCTCATTGCTTATGACACCGTGCTCGCCACCCTTGAACTGCTGGGAATCGACGAACTCGGCCTGGATGCCACAGATAGAAAATTACTTCTCACCTTGGCAGAAAAATTCAAAGGTGGACCCGTGGGTCTCTCCACCCTTTCAGCCGCCAGCAATGAAGAAGAAGAAACCGTCGAAGACATTTACGAACCTTTTTTGATGCAACTGGGCTTTCTGCAACGCACCCCTCGAGGTCGCCTACTCACCGAAAAGGTTTACGCCCATCTGGGTCTTTCTTTCGCTAACCCCCTTTCTCAATGA
- a CDS encoding TrmB family transcriptional regulator, with protein sequence MIDKSKLISLLQKLNFSRNEALVYLTLLELNEAIPSTLAQKTGQKRPNCYMILEKLRSRGVVTSVKKKNLIHFQAIKPEYFLERERSKTQEIEKSLTDLASALPELLSLHQRYTATPQMSVYYGKEGLIQVMEETLNTKEDLLCWANADQAFSSLEDYYPRYIKKKVTRKIWVRGIFAMMLPEKIPTKRKKELREIYLTPKDEFPFKNEINIYDDKVAIISHEDQIGVIIQNQHIADSQKAIFNFVFKQVKKQYKPNIKKTSVKSS encoded by the coding sequence ATGATCGACAAATCCAAACTCATTTCACTGCTACAGAAATTGAACTTCTCTCGCAATGAAGCACTCGTTTATTTGACTTTGCTGGAACTCAACGAGGCAATTCCAAGCACCCTTGCCCAAAAAACCGGCCAAAAACGACCCAACTGCTACATGATTTTAGAAAAATTACGCAGCCGAGGAGTGGTCACCAGCGTCAAAAAGAAAAACCTGATCCATTTCCAAGCCATAAAACCCGAATATTTCCTTGAAAGAGAACGTAGCAAAACCCAAGAAATAGAAAAATCCCTCACTGATTTGGCAAGCGCCTTACCCGAACTGCTCAGCCTGCATCAAAGATACACGGCCACTCCGCAAATGTCCGTCTACTACGGAAAAGAGGGCCTCATTCAAGTGATGGAAGAAACCTTAAACACAAAAGAAGATTTGTTGTGTTGGGCCAATGCAGATCAAGCCTTTTCAAGCCTAGAAGATTACTACCCTCGCTACATCAAGAAAAAAGTCACTCGAAAAATTTGGGTGAGAGGCATTTTTGCGATGATGCTACCGGAAAAAATTCCAACAAAGAGGAAAAAAGAATTGCGTGAAATCTATTTAACCCCAAAAGACGAATTCCCTTTTAAAAACGAAATCAACATTTATGACGACAAAGTCGCCATCATTTCTCATGAAGACCAAATCGGGGTCATCATTCAAAATCAACACATTGCAGACAGTCAAAAAGCGATCTTTAATTTTGTATTTAAACAGGTGAAAAAACAGTATAAACCAAATATCAAGAAGACTTCAGTGAAGTCTTCTTGA
- a CDS encoding ATP-dependent Clp protease ATP-binding subunit — MNNPDQFNKFTREAKQALLVAQEVAKKTGTSYVGTEHLLIGILSQKASLGATVLQNFGVTLENVNLVLKTVGRTQVSSRSSKNPGGLSGFAKKVIEDAIRSAHEFSHSFVGTEHLLYALVIQENTAATVILENMKISPEDLRQELIQTFERMKNAPLPNNGGPMHTAQNVNPLEFFLNGLQGVLAGQDSKETGFDTKKKESKSSTPALDYFTTDMMAEAAQEKKMDPVIGRDKEIERCIAILLRKTKNNPVLIGEPGVGKTAVVEGLAQRIVREQVPDAMLDKRILSLSMASVVAGTKYRGEFEERIKQILEEAASQPNVILFIDELHTVIGAGSAEGSLDAANILKPSLSRGRVQVIGATTTNEYRKHVEPDAALERRFQSVMVDEPSEEDSVAILKGLKESFENHHNLVIMDEALDAAVKFSKRYINDRFLPDKAIDVMDEAAALKGMVAKQDNDKVKDFQRELKRIIKEKNMP, encoded by the coding sequence ATGAACAACCCCGATCAATTCAATAAATTCACTCGAGAAGCCAAACAAGCCCTGTTGGTGGCTCAAGAAGTCGCTAAAAAAACAGGGACTAGCTATGTGGGAACCGAGCACCTGCTCATTGGAATTTTATCTCAAAAAGCTTCCCTCGGAGCCACCGTTCTACAAAATTTTGGAGTCACTTTAGAAAATGTGAATTTGGTGCTCAAAACCGTAGGACGCACTCAAGTTTCATCACGCTCAAGCAAAAACCCTGGCGGACTTTCCGGCTTTGCAAAAAAAGTCATTGAAGACGCCATTCGCAGCGCACACGAATTTTCTCACAGTTTTGTGGGCACCGAGCATTTGCTCTACGCCCTGGTGATTCAAGAAAACACAGCCGCAACCGTGATCTTAGAAAACATGAAAATTTCCCCTGAAGATTTGCGCCAGGAGTTGATTCAAACTTTTGAACGCATGAAAAATGCTCCTCTGCCCAACAATGGAGGGCCGATGCACACGGCTCAAAATGTCAATCCTTTAGAATTCTTCTTGAATGGCCTTCAAGGAGTGCTTGCAGGACAAGACTCCAAAGAAACCGGATTCGACACGAAAAAGAAGGAGAGTAAATCTTCCACTCCCGCGCTGGATTACTTCACCACCGATATGATGGCGGAAGCGGCTCAAGAAAAAAAGATGGATCCCGTGATTGGAAGAGATAAAGAGATCGAACGTTGCATCGCCATTTTGCTGCGAAAAACCAAGAACAATCCCGTGCTCATCGGGGAACCGGGCGTGGGTAAAACCGCCGTGGTGGAAGGGCTCGCTCAACGCATCGTACGCGAACAAGTGCCCGACGCCATGCTCGACAAACGCATCCTCAGTCTTTCTATGGCCTCTGTCGTGGCCGGCACCAAATATCGCGGAGAGTTTGAAGAACGCATCAAACAAATCCTAGAAGAAGCAGCCAGCCAACCGAATGTGATTCTCTTTATTGATGAATTGCACACCGTGATCGGGGCTGGAAGTGCCGAAGGAAGCCTAGATGCAGCCAATATTTTAAAGCCTTCCCTTTCTCGAGGACGCGTGCAAGTCATCGGAGCCACCACCACCAACGAATACCGCAAACACGTGGAACCCGATGCCGCATTGGAACGACGTTTCCAATCGGTAATGGTGGATGAACCTTCCGAAGAAGACAGCGTCGCCATCTTAAAAGGACTGAAAGAGTCCTTTGAAAACCACCACAATTTGGTGATCATGGATGAAGCCTTAGACGCTGCGGTAAAATTTTCCAAACGCTACATCAACGACCGCTTTTTACCCGATAAAGCCATCGACGTGATGGATGAAGCCGCAGCCTTAAAAGGCATGGTGGCCAAACAAGACAACGATAAGGTGAAAGATTTTCAACGCGAACTCAAACGCATCATCAAAGAAAAGAACATGCCGTAA
- the rfbB gene encoding dTDP-glucose 4,6-dehydratase, translating into MKVLITGGAGFIGTNYVYAHLARHPQDELWVLDALTYSGHRENLAEAEAKGVHFIEGRIEDVPFVRDLFETVGFDLVVHFAAESHVDRSIKNPAAFVLTNVVGTQTLLDAARDFEVKRFHHISTDEVYGDLGFGSKERFNENSPIRPSSPYSASKAASDFLVLSYLKTYGLPVTLSRCSNNYGPYQSLENLIPLLISKAVEGGALPLYGTGKNVRDWLFVEDHCEAILTILEKGKIGEIYNIGGDSEQENVEVAQNILQILKKPESLIHFVEDRKGHDERYAIDFSKLKTELGWSPKMNFEEGMRRTVEWYTLSTYERSPTRGGNRISARSTHQSHEQTSAAGL; encoded by the coding sequence ATGAAAGTTCTTATAACCGGTGGAGCCGGTTTCATTGGCACCAACTACGTTTACGCTCATTTGGCGCGTCATCCGCAAGATGAGCTTTGGGTCTTGGATGCACTCACCTATTCAGGACATCGTGAAAATTTAGCAGAAGCCGAAGCCAAAGGAGTACACTTTATAGAAGGTCGCATCGAGGATGTTCCCTTTGTGAGAGACTTGTTCGAGACGGTGGGTTTCGATCTTGTGGTGCACTTTGCCGCCGAAAGCCATGTGGATCGCAGCATCAAAAACCCTGCTGCCTTCGTGCTCACCAATGTAGTCGGGACTCAAACTCTCTTGGATGCAGCTCGCGATTTCGAAGTAAAGCGCTTCCACCACATCTCCACAGACGAAGTGTATGGAGACCTCGGGTTCGGTTCAAAAGAGCGTTTCAACGAAAACTCACCCATCCGCCCCAGCAGCCCTTATTCAGCCAGCAAAGCTGCCTCCGATTTTTTAGTGCTTTCCTACCTGAAAACCTATGGATTGCCTGTGACTCTCAGCCGTTGTTCCAACAACTACGGCCCCTATCAAAGCCTTGAAAACCTCATTCCTCTGCTCATCTCTAAAGCAGTAGAAGGCGGCGCTCTACCTCTTTATGGAACCGGAAAAAACGTGAGAGATTGGCTTTTTGTGGAAGATCACTGCGAAGCCATTTTGACCATTTTAGAAAAAGGAAAAATTGGAGAAATTTACAATATTGGAGGGGACAGCGAACAAGAAAATGTAGAAGTGGCTCAAAACATTTTGCAAATCTTAAAAAAGCCAGAATCTCTCATCCACTTTGTAGAGGATCGCAAAGGGCACGACGAACGTTACGCCATCGATTTTTCAAAATTAAAGACCGAATTGGGCTGGAGTCCAAAAATGAATTTCGAAGAAGGGATGCGCCGCACCGTAGAATGGTATACACTGAGCACATATGAAAGGAGTCCTACTCGCGGGGGGAACCGGATCTCGGCTCGCTCCACTCACCAAAGTCACGAACAAACATCTGCTGCCGGTCTATAA
- a CDS encoding CPBP family intramembrane metalloprotease, with amino-acid sequence METRFEFRDFLKVFGTAIFLYVIFVYLLTLVPEVDVFFITLHPSIAFLIQYLLQFVILFCPLWFFVVAKYNARLDDFGFQKVSLKCLVSTVLLAYFAYVLLMLGIVLTLYMTGTALPGYEAQESHLPLFGQDFWGILIGFVLVGVFAPFLEEFLFRGFVYRVFVKIWPLWLGSVLSAVLFALIHVQFQTFIPLFILGLILNETYRRTGSVWTSVAFHSFNNILAFGLEVYLSLHPEALDSIAELPHFLYNVQIG; translated from the coding sequence GTGGAAACCCGCTTTGAATTCCGAGATTTTCTCAAGGTTTTTGGCACTGCTATTTTTTTGTATGTGATTTTTGTCTACCTCTTGACCTTGGTTCCTGAAGTGGACGTTTTTTTTATCACTTTGCATCCGTCCATTGCTTTTTTGATTCAGTACCTTTTGCAGTTTGTTATTTTGTTTTGCCCTCTTTGGTTTTTTGTGGTCGCGAAATACAATGCGCGTTTGGATGATTTTGGGTTTCAAAAAGTTTCTTTAAAATGTTTGGTTTCGACGGTGCTTTTGGCTTATTTTGCTTATGTTTTGCTAATGCTTGGCATTGTGCTGACATTGTATATGACAGGAACGGCGCTGCCGGGTTATGAAGCTCAGGAATCGCATTTGCCTCTCTTTGGTCAGGATTTTTGGGGCATTTTGATCGGTTTTGTTCTGGTGGGCGTATTCGCACCTTTTTTGGAGGAATTTCTTTTTCGTGGATTCGTGTATCGCGTGTTTGTAAAGATTTGGCCTCTTTGGCTTGGAAGCGTGCTCAGTGCCGTTTTATTTGCTCTCATCCATGTGCAATTTCAGACTTTTATTCCTCTTTTTATTTTGGGTTTAATTTTGAATGAAACCTATCGTCGAACAGGTTCAGTTTGGACCTCGGTGGCCTTTCATTCTTTCAATAATATCCTTGCCTTTGGCTTGGAAGTGTATTTAAGTTTGCATCCAGAGGCTTTGGACAGCATTGCCGAGCTGCCTCATTTCCTTTATAATGTTCAGATTGGATGA